The following proteins are co-located in the Hevea brasiliensis isolate MT/VB/25A 57/8 chromosome 11, ASM3005281v1, whole genome shotgun sequence genome:
- the LOC110659294 gene encoding serine/threonine protein phosphatase 2A 57 kDa regulatory subunit B' kappa isoform isoform X2, producing MLKQILSKIPRKSSKSDSFDSTGIDSGNNSNNWDSGVSCTNGGHSFSSRLNVVKRVSSAVFPASIMAGVEAVEPHISFKEVSNLQKQNLFVSKLNFCCKVFDFNDPDKIAAQQDIKHQTLMELVDFVSSGSAKFNEAAMAALCKMCAINLFRVFPPKYLSNNTGGETDIEEPMFDPYWSHLQCVYDLLLRFISSVDAKAAKKHIDHAFIVRLLDLFDSEDPRERDCLKTILHRIYGNFMVHRPFIRKAVSNIIYHFVFETDHHNGIAELLEIFGSVISGFALPLKEEHKLFLWRALIPLHKPKSVGVYHQQLTYCVVQFIDKDPKLASTVIRGLLKYWPVTNSQKELMFISEIEEILEMTTMEEFQKIMVPLFRRMGCCLNSSHYQVAERAHLLWNNERILNLIVHNRQVIVPLVFSALERNAQNHWNQAVLNLTQNIRKMFCEMDEELVLACRSKLEEEDSMLSLKAEKRRLTWERLENAAGFQSAADNILAPVKPATCSVAC from the exons ATGCTCAAACAAATTCTAAGCAAAATCCCAAGGAAGTCCTCAAAGTCTGATTCATTCGATTCCACTGGGATTGATTCTGGAAACAATTCTAACAATTGGGACAGTGGAGTCTCATGTACAAACGGAGGACATTCTTTTTCAAGTCGATTAAATGTTGTCAAACGGGTGTCTTCAGCAGTCTTTCCTGCAAGCATCATGGCTGGGGTGGAGGCTGTAGAGCCCCACATATCCTTCAAAGAGGTTTCAAATCTACAGAAGCAAAACCTTTTTGTCAGTAAATTAAACTTTTGCTGCAAAGTTTTTGATTTCAATGATCCAGATAAAATTGCAGCTCAGCAAGATATTAAACACCAAACACTGATGGAGCTTGTTGATTTTGTTTCGTCCGGATctgcaaagtttaatgaagctgCAATGGCTGCATTGTGTAAGATGTGTGCAATTAACCTGTTTAGGGTTTTCCCACCGAAGTATCTTTCCAATAACACAGGTGGGGAAACAGATATTGAAGAACCAATGTTTGATCCTTATTGGTCACATTTACAATGTGTGTATGATCTACTACTCAGGTTTATAAGTTCTGTTGATGCAAAGGCTGCAAAGAAGCATATAGATCATGCTTTTATTGTGAGATTACTTGACCTCTTTGATTCTGAGGACCCAAGAGAACGAGACTGTTTGAAAACAATTCTGCATAGGATTTATGGGAATTTCATGGTACACCGGCCTTTTATCCGAAAAGCTGTTAGCAACATCATCTATCATTTTGTTTTTGAAACTGACCATCATAATGGAATTGCTGAGCTGTTGGAGATTTTTGGAAGTGTTATTAGTGGGTTTGCCTTGCCATTGAAAGAGGAACACAAGTTGTTTCTATGGAGAGCTTTGATTCCTCTACACAAGCCAAAATCGGTGGGTGTCTATCATCAACAATTGACATATTGTGTTGTACAGTTTATAGATAAGGATCCAAAGTTGGCTAGTACTGTGATTAGGGGTCTACTGAAGTACTGGCCAGTGACAAACAGCCAGAAGGAATTAATGTTTATAAGTGAGATAGAAGAGATTTTGGAAATGACTACCATGGAAGAGTTTCAGAAGATCATGGTCCCACTATTTCGACGTATGGGATGCTGCCTCAATAGCTCACATTACCAG GTGGCTGAACGAGCTCACTTACTGTGGAACAATGAGCGCATCCTGAATCTTATTGTGCATAACAGGCAGGTGATTGTGCCTCTTGTCTTCTCAGCTCTCGAGCGGAATGCTCAGAATCATTGGAATCAAGCAGTTCTCAATCTAACACAGAACATTAGGAAGATGTTCTGTGAGATGGATGAAGAGCTAGTGCTTGCCTGCCGATCTAAGTTGGAAGAGGAAGATTCAATGTTAAGCCTGAAAGCTGAGAAACGGAGATTGACATGGGAACGCCTTGAAAATGCTGCTGGTTTCCAATCTGCAGCGGATAATATCTTGGCTCCAGTAAAACCTGCCACTTGCTCAGTTGCATGCTAA
- the LOC110659294 gene encoding serine/threonine protein phosphatase 2A 57 kDa regulatory subunit B' kappa isoform isoform X1 — protein sequence MSISAENCCIATMLKQILSKIPRKSSKSDSFDSTGIDSGNNSNNWDSGVSCTNGGHSFSSRLNVVKRVSSAVFPASIMAGVEAVEPHISFKEVSNLQKQNLFVSKLNFCCKVFDFNDPDKIAAQQDIKHQTLMELVDFVSSGSAKFNEAAMAALCKMCAINLFRVFPPKYLSNNTGGETDIEEPMFDPYWSHLQCVYDLLLRFISSVDAKAAKKHIDHAFIVRLLDLFDSEDPRERDCLKTILHRIYGNFMVHRPFIRKAVSNIIYHFVFETDHHNGIAELLEIFGSVISGFALPLKEEHKLFLWRALIPLHKPKSVGVYHQQLTYCVVQFIDKDPKLASTVIRGLLKYWPVTNSQKELMFISEIEEILEMTTMEEFQKIMVPLFRRMGCCLNSSHYQVAERAHLLWNNERILNLIVHNRQVIVPLVFSALERNAQNHWNQAVLNLTQNIRKMFCEMDEELVLACRSKLEEEDSMLSLKAEKRRLTWERLENAAGFQSAADNILAPVKPATCSVAC from the exons AT GTCTATATCTGCTGAAAATTGCTGCATTGCCACCATGCTCAAACAAATTCTAAGCAAAATCCCAAGGAAGTCCTCAAAGTCTGATTCATTCGATTCCACTGGGATTGATTCTGGAAACAATTCTAACAATTGGGACAGTGGAGTCTCATGTACAAACGGAGGACATTCTTTTTCAAGTCGATTAAATGTTGTCAAACGGGTGTCTTCAGCAGTCTTTCCTGCAAGCATCATGGCTGGGGTGGAGGCTGTAGAGCCCCACATATCCTTCAAAGAGGTTTCAAATCTACAGAAGCAAAACCTTTTTGTCAGTAAATTAAACTTTTGCTGCAAAGTTTTTGATTTCAATGATCCAGATAAAATTGCAGCTCAGCAAGATATTAAACACCAAACACTGATGGAGCTTGTTGATTTTGTTTCGTCCGGATctgcaaagtttaatgaagctgCAATGGCTGCATTGTGTAAGATGTGTGCAATTAACCTGTTTAGGGTTTTCCCACCGAAGTATCTTTCCAATAACACAGGTGGGGAAACAGATATTGAAGAACCAATGTTTGATCCTTATTGGTCACATTTACAATGTGTGTATGATCTACTACTCAGGTTTATAAGTTCTGTTGATGCAAAGGCTGCAAAGAAGCATATAGATCATGCTTTTATTGTGAGATTACTTGACCTCTTTGATTCTGAGGACCCAAGAGAACGAGACTGTTTGAAAACAATTCTGCATAGGATTTATGGGAATTTCATGGTACACCGGCCTTTTATCCGAAAAGCTGTTAGCAACATCATCTATCATTTTGTTTTTGAAACTGACCATCATAATGGAATTGCTGAGCTGTTGGAGATTTTTGGAAGTGTTATTAGTGGGTTTGCCTTGCCATTGAAAGAGGAACACAAGTTGTTTCTATGGAGAGCTTTGATTCCTCTACACAAGCCAAAATCGGTGGGTGTCTATCATCAACAATTGACATATTGTGTTGTACAGTTTATAGATAAGGATCCAAAGTTGGCTAGTACTGTGATTAGGGGTCTACTGAAGTACTGGCCAGTGACAAACAGCCAGAAGGAATTAATGTTTATAAGTGAGATAGAAGAGATTTTGGAAATGACTACCATGGAAGAGTTTCAGAAGATCATGGTCCCACTATTTCGACGTATGGGATGCTGCCTCAATAGCTCACATTACCAG GTGGCTGAACGAGCTCACTTACTGTGGAACAATGAGCGCATCCTGAATCTTATTGTGCATAACAGGCAGGTGATTGTGCCTCTTGTCTTCTCAGCTCTCGAGCGGAATGCTCAGAATCATTGGAATCAAGCAGTTCTCAATCTAACACAGAACATTAGGAAGATGTTCTGTGAGATGGATGAAGAGCTAGTGCTTGCCTGCCGATCTAAGTTGGAAGAGGAAGATTCAATGTTAAGCCTGAAAGCTGAGAAACGGAGATTGACATGGGAACGCCTTGAAAATGCTGCTGGTTTCCAATCTGCAGCGGATAATATCTTGGCTCCAGTAAAACCTGCCACTTGCTCAGTTGCATGCTAA